A single genomic interval of Agarivorans aestuarii harbors:
- the gltA gene encoding citrate synthase has product MADNKATLTLPGQEAYEMPIMSGTAGHDVIDVRTLGKKGYFTFDPGFLATASCESKITYIDGEQGILLHRGYSIEDLAKHADYLEVCYILLFGERPNVEQYENFKTTVTRHTMVHEQLIHFFQGFRRDSHPMAIMVGVVGALSAFYHDSMDISNERHREIAAYRLISKMPTLAAMSYKYSAGQPFVYPRNDLSYAANFLNMMFSVPTEEYKVSPVVERAMDRIFTLHADHEQNASTSTVRLAGSSGANPFACIAAGIACLWGPAHGGANEACLTMLEEIGSVDRIPEFIERAKDKNDPFRLMGFGHRVYKNYDPRATVMRESCHEVLNELNIDDPLLDVAMELERIALSDPYFKEKKLFPNVDFYSGIVLKAIGIPVSMFTVIFALSRTVGWIAHWKEMMEEETQRIGRPRQLYTGEPHRPFK; this is encoded by the coding sequence ATGGCTGACAATAAAGCCACCCTAACGCTGCCAGGCCAAGAGGCATACGAGATGCCGATTATGTCTGGTACAGCAGGACATGACGTAATTGATGTTCGTACACTAGGTAAGAAAGGGTATTTCACTTTTGATCCAGGTTTCTTAGCGACAGCTTCATGTGAATCAAAAATCACTTATATTGATGGTGAGCAAGGTATTTTGTTACACCGAGGTTACTCAATCGAGGACCTAGCAAAACATGCTGATTATCTTGAAGTTTGTTACATTCTTTTGTTCGGCGAACGACCAAACGTTGAGCAATATGAGAACTTCAAAACCACTGTAACGCGCCACACCATGGTGCACGAGCAGTTAATCCACTTTTTCCAAGGTTTCCGTCGTGATTCGCACCCTATGGCGATTATGGTGGGTGTAGTAGGCGCATTGTCTGCTTTCTACCACGACTCGATGGACATCTCTAATGAGCGTCACCGTGAAATTGCAGCTTACCGCTTGATTTCGAAGATGCCGACATTAGCAGCAATGAGCTACAAGTATTCCGCTGGCCAACCGTTTGTTTACCCTCGCAACGACTTAAGCTACGCTGCTAACTTCCTTAATATGATGTTCTCAGTACCTACTGAAGAATATAAGGTAAGCCCTGTTGTTGAACGAGCAATGGACCGTATCTTCACTTTGCACGCTGACCACGAGCAAAACGCCTCTACCTCTACAGTGCGTTTAGCGGGCTCGTCAGGCGCTAACCCGTTTGCTTGTATCGCTGCTGGTATCGCCTGTCTATGGGGACCTGCTCACGGCGGTGCCAACGAAGCGTGTCTAACCATGCTAGAAGAAATTGGCTCAGTAGATCGTATCCCTGAGTTTATTGAGCGCGCTAAAGACAAAAATGACCCATTCCGCTTAATGGGCTTTGGTCACCGTGTTTACAAAAACTATGACCCACGCGCTACAGTAATGCGTGAGAGCTGTCATGAAGTGCTCAACGAGTTAAACATCGATGATCCACTACTAGACGTAGCGATGGAATTAGAACGTATCGCGCTTTCTGACCCTTATTTCAAAGAGAAAAAACTATTCCCGAATGTAGATTTCTATTCAGGTATCGTTCTTAAGGCAATTGGTATTCCAGTAAGCATGTTTACTGTAATCTTTGCGCTATCTCGCACAGTAGGCTGGATAGCCCACTGGAAAGAAATGATGGAAGAAGAAACCCAACGTATCGGTCGTCCTCGTCAGCTATATACTGGTGAACCACACCGTCCGTTCAAGTAA
- the sucA gene encoding 2-oxoglutarate dehydrogenase E1 component produces the protein MQNGVMKAWLESSHLAGANSTYVEDLYEAYLEDPSSVSEQWQEVFSELPAVEGTSEDTPHAPIRDYFRRLAKDSSRFSSPVEDPQHGAKQVKVLQLINAYRFRGHQHAQLDPLGLWQQERVADLSPEFHALDSADFEETFNVGSYAIGKDTMALKDLHKSLLKTYCGSIGAEYMHITDTDEKRWIQSRLESVEGQGNFTQEDRVRFLKSLTAAEGLEKYLGAKFPGAKRFSLEGGDSLLVMLKEIVRSAGIQGTKEVVVGMAHRGRLNVLVNVLGKNPSELFDEFAGKHDDTWGTGDVKYHQGFSSDFATPGGNVHMSLAFNPSHLEIVNPVVMGSVRARQDRRAGENCLPITIHGDSAIAGQGVVQETFNMSQARGFKVGGTVRIVVNNQVGFTTSNPRDTRSTQYCTDIAKMVQAPIFHVNGDDPEAVAFVSRMALDYRNTFKRDVVIDLVCYRRHGHNEADEPNATQPLMYQKIKKHPTPRKFYADVLVERGQLDSAEATALVNGYRDQLDNGDCVVEEWRPMTEHSVDWRPYLGHEWDMEYDSSLPVETIQDLGERLTKLPEEHKLHPRVKKINDDRRLMTLGEKPVDWGFAENLAYASLLDEKQNIRITGQDSGRGTFFHRHAVLHNQTDASTYVPLKNLAEDQGHLALFDSVLSEEAVLAFEYGYTTAEPSTLVIWEAQFGDFANGAQVVIDQFLSSGEQKWGRMCGLVMLLPHGYEGQGPEHSSARLERYLQLCAEHNMQVCVPSTPAQVYHMLRRQQVRPMRRPLVVMSPKSLLRHPLAVSSLEELAEGQFQNAIGELDDIDPAQVRQVVMCSGKVYYDLLEQRRKNQQTDVAIIRVEQLYPFPDQDVKQIFEQYQHVERFVWCQEEPLNQGAWYSSQHHFKSVIPAGAELRYAGRPASASPAVGYMSLHLKQQRALVTDALTVE, from the coding sequence ATGCAAAATGGCGTAATGAAGGCCTGGCTAGAGTCCTCGCATTTAGCTGGTGCTAATTCGACCTATGTGGAAGACCTCTATGAGGCATATTTAGAAGATCCTTCTTCTGTATCTGAACAATGGCAGGAGGTGTTCTCTGAACTCCCTGCTGTGGAAGGTACATCTGAAGATACCCCTCACGCTCCTATTCGTGATTACTTTCGTCGCCTAGCGAAAGATTCCTCTCGTTTTAGCTCTCCGGTTGAAGATCCTCAACACGGTGCCAAACAAGTTAAAGTATTACAGTTGATTAATGCTTACCGCTTTCGCGGACATCAGCATGCTCAACTGGATCCTTTAGGTTTATGGCAGCAAGAACGAGTTGCCGACCTTTCTCCAGAATTTCATGCTTTAGATAGCGCAGACTTTGAAGAAACGTTTAACGTAGGCTCATATGCCATTGGTAAAGACACCATGGCGCTTAAAGACTTGCACAAGTCTTTACTTAAAACCTACTGTGGCTCTATTGGTGCAGAGTATATGCACATTACCGATACTGACGAAAAACGCTGGATTCAAAGTCGTTTGGAATCAGTTGAAGGGCAGGGCAACTTCACTCAAGAAGACCGCGTTCGCTTTCTAAAAAGTTTAACCGCAGCGGAAGGTCTAGAAAAGTATCTAGGCGCTAAATTTCCTGGGGCAAAACGTTTCTCGCTAGAAGGTGGTGATAGCCTGCTAGTGATGCTAAAAGAGATTGTGCGCTCGGCGGGTATTCAAGGTACTAAAGAAGTTGTAGTGGGCATGGCTCACCGCGGGCGTTTAAACGTACTGGTTAATGTGCTAGGTAAAAACCCTTCAGAGTTGTTTGATGAGTTTGCCGGTAAACATGATGATACTTGGGGCACTGGTGACGTTAAGTATCACCAAGGCTTTAGCTCAGACTTTGCTACCCCTGGTGGCAATGTACACATGTCTTTGGCGTTTAACCCTTCACACTTAGAAATTGTAAACCCGGTTGTAATGGGGTCGGTGCGGGCTCGTCAAGATCGCCGTGCCGGTGAAAACTGTTTACCTATTACTATTCACGGTGACTCAGCCATTGCTGGTCAAGGTGTGGTGCAAGAAACCTTTAACATGTCACAAGCTCGTGGCTTTAAAGTGGGCGGTACAGTGCGAATTGTGGTGAACAACCAAGTTGGTTTCACTACCTCTAATCCGCGTGATACCCGTTCAACTCAATACTGTACTGATATCGCTAAAATGGTTCAGGCGCCAATTTTCCACGTAAATGGTGATGACCCAGAAGCCGTGGCATTTGTAAGCCGTATGGCCTTGGACTACCGCAACACTTTTAAGCGTGACGTAGTGATTGATTTAGTTTGTTACCGCCGCCATGGTCACAACGAAGCTGATGAGCCAAATGCAACTCAGCCTTTGATGTACCAAAAGATTAAAAAGCACCCAACGCCTCGTAAATTCTACGCTGACGTATTGGTTGAACGCGGTCAGTTAGACAGTGCTGAGGCAACTGCTTTAGTTAATGGCTACCGCGATCAGCTAGATAACGGTGATTGCGTGGTTGAAGAATGGCGCCCAATGACCGAACACAGTGTTGATTGGCGACCGTATTTAGGTCATGAATGGGACATGGAATACGACTCTTCCTTACCTGTTGAAACCATTCAAGATCTTGGTGAAAGGCTGACCAAACTGCCAGAAGAGCATAAGTTGCATCCTCGGGTTAAGAAAATTAACGATGACCGCCGCTTAATGACCTTAGGTGAAAAACCTGTCGATTGGGGTTTTGCTGAAAACCTAGCTTACGCAAGCTTGCTTGATGAGAAACAAAATATTCGCATCACCGGGCAAGACTCTGGTCGTGGTACTTTCTTCCACCGCCATGCGGTATTACACAATCAAACTGATGCTTCTACCTATGTTCCGCTTAAAAATTTAGCAGAAGATCAAGGGCACCTGGCTTTGTTTGATTCCGTGTTGTCGGAAGAAGCAGTACTTGCCTTTGAATATGGTTATACAACCGCCGAGCCATCTACCTTAGTGATTTGGGAAGCTCAGTTTGGTGATTTTGCTAACGGTGCCCAAGTGGTGATTGACCAATTCCTGTCATCTGGTGAGCAAAAATGGGGCCGTATGTGTGGCCTTGTTATGCTGCTTCCTCATGGTTATGAAGGTCAAGGTCCAGAACACTCGTCAGCTAGACTAGAACGCTATTTGCAATTGTGTGCTGAGCACAACATGCAAGTATGTGTGCCGTCTACACCGGCGCAGGTTTATCATATGTTGCGTCGTCAACAAGTCCGCCCAATGCGTCGCCCACTGGTTGTGATGTCGCCTAAGTCTTTGCTTCGCCATCCTTTGGCTGTGTCTAGCTTAGAAGAACTTGCCGAAGGGCAGTTCCAAAACGCCATTGGCGAGTTAGATGACATCGATCCAGCTCAAGTGCGCCAAGTGGTAATGTGTTCAGGCAAAGTTTATTACGATTTACTCGAACAACGCCGTAAGAACCAACAAACTGATGTAGCTATTATTCGTGTTGAGCAGTTATATCCGTTCCCCGACCAAGACGTGAAACAAATTTTTGAACAGTATCAACATGTAGAAAGATTTGTTTGGTGTCAGGAAGAACCGCTTAACCAAGGTGCTTGGTATAGTAGCCAGCATCACTTTAAATCTGTAATCCCTGCCGGAGCTGAATTACGTTATGCTGGTCGACCAGCATCTGCGTCACCTGCGGTTGGGTATATGTCCCTTCACTTAAAACAACAACGCGCCCTAGTTACTGATGCGTTGACAGTTGAATAA
- the sdhC gene encoding succinate dehydrogenase cytochrome b556 subunit: MVKTKQRPVNLDLQTIRFPITAIASILHRVSGVITFFALAILLGLLAESLQSAEGFANVQSIMDNFLVKLIIWASLSALMYHIVGGIRHLIMDMGYWEELDSASSSAKISFIITAVLAVLMGVIVW; the protein is encoded by the coding sequence ATCGTGAAAACAAAACAAAGACCAGTAAACCTCGACCTACAAACCATCAGATTTCCCATTACCGCAATTGCGTCCATCTTGCATCGTGTTTCCGGTGTGATTACTTTTTTCGCCTTGGCTATTTTGTTAGGCCTACTTGCTGAATCCCTTCAATCAGCAGAAGGTTTTGCGAATGTGCAATCCATTATGGATAACTTCTTAGTGAAGTTAATCATTTGGGCAAGTCTTAGCGCGTTGATGTATCACATTGTTGGCGGAATACGCCACTTGATCATGGACATGGGCTATTGGGAAGAACTAGATAGTGCCTCATCTAGCGCTAAAATCTCATTCATTATCACTGCTGTACTGGCGGTACTAATGGGAGTAATCGTATGGTAA
- the odhB gene encoding 2-oxoglutarate dehydrogenase complex dihydrolipoyllysine-residue succinyltransferase, whose protein sequence is MSIEIKVPDLPESVADATIATWHKQPGDAVERDEVIVDIETDKVVLEVPALEAGVLEEIVEAEGETVLAQQVIGKMKAGAVAGEEVSTKAADDAGDKADSGEELSPSVRRLVAEKGIDASAIKGSGPNGRITKEDVEAHIAKPAAAAKQEKAEVAPQAPLSSRSEKRVAMTRLRKRVAERLLEAKNTTAMLTTFNEVNMKPIMTLRKQYQEVFEKRHDIRLGFMSFYVKAVVEALKRFPEVNASIDGDEIVYHNYFDVSIAVSTPRGLVTPVLRDCDLLSVADIEKGIRELAIKGRDGKLTVEELTGGNFTITNGGVFGSLMSTPIINPPQSAILGMHKIQDRPMAVNGQVEILPMMYLALSYDHRLVDGKESVGFLVTIKELLEDPTRLLLDV, encoded by the coding sequence ATGAGCATTGAAATAAAAGTGCCAGACCTACCTGAATCAGTAGCTGATGCAACAATTGCCACATGGCACAAGCAGCCTGGTGACGCAGTAGAGCGTGACGAAGTTATTGTTGATATTGAGACAGATAAAGTAGTACTTGAAGTACCTGCATTGGAAGCTGGTGTACTTGAAGAGATTGTTGAAGCAGAAGGTGAAACGGTACTTGCTCAACAAGTTATCGGTAAAATGAAAGCCGGTGCTGTTGCGGGTGAAGAAGTTAGCACAAAAGCTGCTGATGACGCTGGCGATAAAGCTGACAGTGGTGAAGAGTTGTCACCTTCAGTACGCCGCTTGGTGGCAGAGAAGGGCATCGATGCTTCTGCAATTAAAGGTTCTGGTCCTAACGGGCGCATTACCAAAGAAGACGTAGAAGCACATATCGCTAAACCTGCAGCAGCGGCTAAACAAGAAAAAGCAGAGGTAGCGCCACAAGCGCCTTTATCTTCGCGTAGTGAAAAGCGTGTTGCGATGACCCGCTTACGTAAGCGTGTTGCAGAGCGTTTGTTAGAAGCGAAAAACACTACAGCCATGTTAACTACTTTCAACGAAGTTAACATGAAGCCAATTATGACTTTGCGCAAGCAATATCAAGAAGTGTTTGAGAAGCGTCATGATATCCGTTTAGGCTTTATGTCTTTTTACGTTAAAGCGGTTGTTGAAGCGTTAAAACGCTTCCCAGAAGTGAATGCTTCAATTGATGGTGACGAAATTGTTTACCACAACTACTTTGATGTGAGTATTGCCGTATCAACCCCACGTGGTTTGGTAACGCCAGTATTGCGTGACTGTGATTTGCTAAGTGTTGCTGATATCGAAAAAGGCATCCGTGAACTGGCTATTAAAGGGCGCGATGGTAAGTTAACCGTTGAAGAGTTAACTGGCGGCAACTTCACTATTACTAACGGTGGTGTATTTGGCTCGCTAATGTCTACGCCAATTATTAACCCACCACAAAGTGCCATTTTAGGCATGCACAAAATTCAAGACCGTCCAATGGCTGTAAACGGCCAAGTGGAAATTCTACCAATGATGTACTTAGCATTGTCTTACGACCATCGCTTGGTTGATGGAAAAGAGTCTGTTGGTTTCTTAGTAACCATTAAAGAGTTGCTCGAAGACCCAACACGCTTATTGCTCGACGTGTAA
- the sdhA gene encoding succinate dehydrogenase flavoprotein subunit — MAISIREFDAVVIGAGGAGMRAALQISEEGKSCALISKVFPTRSHTVSAQGGITVALGNSHKDNWQWHMYDTVKGSDYIGDQDAIEYMCNVGPEVIIELEKMGLPFSRFDDGSIYQRPFGGQSKEFGGEQAARTAAAADRTGHALLHTLYQQNVKKKTTIFSEWYALDLVKNADGDVVGCTAMDIDSGEVVYFKAKATVLATGGAGRIFASTTNAHINTGDGVGMALRAGVPIQDMEMWQFHPTGIAGAGVLVTEGCRGEGGYLLNKDGERFMERYAPNAKDLAGRDVVARSMMTEIREGRGCDGPWGPHIKLKMDHLGEEVLESRLPGICELSRTFAHVDPVKEPIPVIPTCHYQMGGVPCNVNGQAITQNEKGEDEIINGLFAVGEIACVSVHGANRLGGNSLLDLVVFGRAAGKFLGEYLNDEINMADATDAELDRAMARYNRWENSTSDGEDPVQIRKDLQQCMQLNFSVFREGESMAKGLEELQVIRKRLANARLDDKSKDFNTQRVECLELDNLMATAIATAHAANFRTESRGAHSRFDYPERDDAQWLCHSLFDPAKETMGRREVNMSPNLREAFEPKIRTY; from the coding sequence GTGGCAATTTCTATTCGAGAGTTTGACGCCGTAGTAATCGGTGCTGGCGGCGCGGGAATGCGTGCTGCTTTACAAATTTCTGAAGAGGGCAAATCTTGCGCTCTGATTTCAAAAGTATTTCCAACTCGTTCTCACACTGTATCTGCTCAGGGTGGTATAACGGTTGCGTTAGGTAATTCACACAAAGATAACTGGCAGTGGCACATGTACGATACCGTTAAAGGGTCTGACTACATCGGTGACCAAGATGCCATTGAATACATGTGTAATGTAGGTCCAGAAGTTATTATTGAATTAGAAAAGATGGGTTTGCCATTTTCTCGGTTTGATGACGGATCAATCTATCAGCGCCCATTTGGTGGACAGTCTAAAGAGTTTGGCGGCGAGCAAGCTGCTCGTACTGCTGCAGCTGCTGACCGTACCGGCCACGCCTTGTTACATACGCTTTATCAGCAAAACGTTAAAAAGAAGACCACTATATTCTCTGAGTGGTATGCCTTAGATTTAGTAAAAAATGCTGACGGTGATGTTGTAGGTTGTACTGCAATGGATATCGACAGTGGTGAAGTGGTTTACTTTAAAGCTAAAGCAACCGTATTAGCTACTGGTGGAGCAGGGCGTATCTTTGCTTCAACCACCAACGCCCACATTAATACCGGTGATGGGGTGGGCATGGCGTTGCGTGCTGGCGTACCAATCCAAGATATGGAAATGTGGCAGTTCCACCCAACCGGTATTGCTGGTGCCGGCGTACTAGTGACCGAAGGTTGTCGTGGTGAAGGTGGTTACTTATTAAACAAAGACGGTGAGCGCTTTATGGAGCGTTATGCTCCAAATGCTAAAGACTTGGCAGGCCGTGATGTTGTTGCTCGTTCAATGATGACTGAAATCCGCGAAGGCCGTGGATGTGATGGACCTTGGGGCCCACACATCAAACTTAAGATGGACCATCTAGGCGAAGAAGTTCTAGAGAGCCGCTTACCGGGTATTTGTGAACTGTCTCGGACATTTGCGCACGTTGATCCTGTTAAAGAACCAATCCCCGTTATTCCTACTTGTCACTACCAAATGGGTGGTGTGCCTTGTAATGTAAACGGCCAAGCTATTACCCAAAACGAGAAAGGCGAAGATGAAATCATCAACGGTTTGTTTGCAGTGGGTGAAATCGCTTGTGTATCAGTACACGGCGCCAACCGCTTAGGCGGTAACTCATTGCTTGATTTGGTGGTGTTTGGTCGCGCTGCTGGTAAGTTCCTAGGTGAATACCTAAACGATGAAATAAATATGGCTGACGCCACTGACGCAGAGTTAGACCGTGCCATGGCTCGTTATAATCGTTGGGAAAATTCTACTTCAGACGGCGAAGACCCAGTTCAAATTCGTAAAGACCTACAGCAGTGTATGCAGCTTAACTTCTCGGTGTTCCGTGAAGGTGAGTCTATGGCGAAGGGTTTAGAAGAGTTACAAGTTATTCGTAAGCGTTTAGCCAATGCTCGTTTGGACGATAAGTCTAAAGACTTTAATACACAGCGCGTAGAGTGCTTAGAGCTAGACAATTTGATGGCAACTGCAATTGCAACTGCCCATGCTGCAAACTTCCGCACAGAAAGCCGGGGCGCGCATAGTCGCTTCGATTATCCAGAGCGTGATGATGCACAATGGCTATGCCACTCATTGTTTGATCCAGCTAAAGAGACTATGGGACGTCGTGAGGTGAATATGTCACCAAATCTGCGTGAAGCTTTCGAACCTAAAATTCGTACATATTAA
- the sdhD gene encoding succinate dehydrogenase, hydrophobic membrane anchor protein — protein MVTNAATFGRSGVHDFLLIRATAIILTLYTIYLLGFFAFNDVTYQSWSGFFAWLPTKVFTLLALLSMLIHAWIGLWQVLTDYVKCTALRVGLQFSLTVLALIYVATGLFVIWG, from the coding sequence ATGGTAACTAATGCTGCAACTTTTGGCCGTAGCGGCGTACATGACTTTTTGCTCATTCGCGCAACCGCCATTATTTTAACCCTATATACAATCTACTTGCTTGGCTTCTTCGCATTTAATGATGTGACTTATCAGTCTTGGAGTGGATTTTTTGCTTGGCTTCCAACCAAAGTATTCACCTTACTTGCACTTTTATCGATGCTAATCCATGCCTGGATTGGTTTATGGCAAGTGTTAACTGATTACGTTAAATGCACTGCATTACGTGTTGGTTTACAGTTTTCTTTAACAGTTCTGGCGCTAATTTATGTTGCGACCGGCCTGTTTGTTATTTGGGGGTAA
- a CDS encoding DUF2947 domain-containing protein has product MNYIPLNEHKKAWIFRRADLPISSEDCAAIKPMTETRANLLWKDLVSKQVDHPDFFRKGDWAFSIDTWSGQGNWETVWDSEQLDLPEELLVHLNWQDNTVVYYCNDQRNVIETTWAVFKRCWKNFLFMDDGALLIAKKRTEVAQFLANGSYQFGNKPA; this is encoded by the coding sequence ATGAATTATATTCCTTTAAATGAGCACAAGAAGGCCTGGATCTTTAGACGTGCTGATCTACCTATTAGCAGTGAAGATTGCGCCGCAATAAAACCGATGACGGAAACCCGAGCTAATTTATTGTGGAAAGACTTAGTCAGTAAACAAGTTGATCACCCAGACTTTTTCCGTAAAGGGGATTGGGCATTTAGTATAGATACCTGGAGTGGGCAGGGTAACTGGGAAACGGTATGGGATAGCGAGCAGCTAGACTTACCCGAAGAGTTACTGGTTCATCTTAATTGGCAAGATAATACAGTGGTTTATTATTGTAATGACCAACGTAATGTTATTGAAACTACTTGGGCTGTTTTTAAGCGATGTTGGAAAAACTTTTTGTTTATGGATGATGGTGCTTTATTGATTGCGAAAAAGCGTACCGAAGTCGCCCAGTTCCTTGCCAATGGTAGCTATCAATTTGGCAATAAGCCTGCTTAG
- a CDS encoding succinate dehydrogenase iron-sulfur subunit: MNVNFSLYRYNPDTDTKPNMKSYQLEVPEGSDMMVLDALILLKEQDPSIAFRRSCREGVCGSDGINMNGKNGLACVTPLSDLLGKGDIVIRPLPGLPVVRDLVVDMGQFYDNYARIKPFLINDEQIPPARENLQSPEEREKLDGMYECILCACCSTSCPSFWWNPEKFVGPAGLLAAYRWLADSRDTATDERLSELDDAFSVFRCHGIMNCVSVCPKGLNPTKAIGHIKSMLIKRAV, encoded by the coding sequence ATGAACGTTAATTTTTCTTTGTACCGCTATAACCCGGATACAGATACTAAGCCAAATATGAAGTCATATCAGCTTGAGGTCCCTGAGGGCTCTGATATGATGGTGCTAGATGCATTGATTTTGCTTAAAGAACAAGACCCTAGCATAGCTTTTAGACGCTCATGTCGTGAGGGTGTTTGTGGTTCAGACGGCATAAACATGAACGGTAAAAACGGTTTAGCTTGTGTTACACCATTGTCAGACTTGTTAGGTAAGGGCGACATTGTGATTCGCCCATTACCGGGCTTGCCTGTAGTGCGTGACCTAGTAGTTGATATGGGCCAGTTTTATGATAACTACGCCCGTATTAAGCCGTTCTTAATTAATGATGAACAAATTCCGCCGGCTCGTGAAAACTTGCAGAGCCCAGAAGAGCGTGAAAAGTTAGATGGTATGTACGAGTGTATTCTGTGTGCATGTTGTTCAACGTCTTGTCCTTCTTTCTGGTGGAACCCAGAAAAATTTGTTGGTCCTGCTGGCTTATTGGCAGCATATCGTTGGTTGGCAGACAGCCGAGATACGGCCACTGATGAGCGTCTTTCAGAATTAGATGATGCCTTTAGCGTATTCCGCTGTCATGGCATTATGAATTGTGTAAGTGTTTGTCCTAAAGGATTGAACCCGACAAAAGCTATCGGCCATATTAAGTCGATGCTGATAAAACGGGCTGTTTAG
- the sucC gene encoding ADP-forming succinate--CoA ligase subunit beta: MNLHEYQAKQLFADYGLPVPEGYACDTPQEAAEAAGKIPGSTWVVKTQVHAGGRGKAGGVKVTSDKEEIKAFAQQWLGKNLVTYQTDANGQPVSKILVEEASDIANELYLGAVVDRATRRVVFMASTEGGMEIEKVAEETPELIHQMAIDPLVGPQPYQARELAFKLGLEGTQIRQFTKIFVGLAEMFTDHDLALLEINPLVVTGSGDLVCLDGKINIDSNAMYRQPKLREMHDPSQEDEREAHAAQWELNYVALDGSIGCMVNGAGLAMGTMDIVQLHGGSPANFLDVGGGATKERVTEAFKIILSDDKVKAVLVNIFGGIVRCDLIADGIIGAVEEVGVSVPVVVRLEGNNAELGTQRLAESGLNIIAATSLTDAAEQVVKAAEAK, encoded by the coding sequence ATGAATTTGCATGAATATCAGGCCAAGCAATTATTTGCCGACTATGGCTTGCCAGTGCCAGAAGGTTACGCCTGTGATACCCCACAAGAAGCAGCTGAAGCTGCAGGCAAAATCCCTGGATCTACATGGGTAGTAAAAACTCAAGTTCACGCAGGTGGACGTGGTAAAGCTGGTGGCGTAAAAGTAACGTCTGATAAAGAAGAAATTAAGGCATTTGCTCAACAATGGTTAGGCAAAAACTTAGTCACTTATCAAACTGATGCTAACGGTCAGCCTGTATCAAAAATTTTGGTAGAAGAAGCCTCAGATATCGCTAACGAGCTTTACTTAGGTGCGGTAGTAGACCGCGCTACTCGTCGCGTTGTATTTATGGCCTCAACTGAAGGCGGCATGGAAATCGAAAAGGTTGCCGAAGAAACGCCAGAGTTGATTCACCAAATGGCGATTGATCCGCTAGTAGGCCCACAGCCTTACCAAGCACGCGAATTAGCGTTTAAATTGGGCCTTGAAGGAACTCAAATTCGCCAATTTACTAAAATCTTTGTTGGTCTTGCAGAAATGTTCACTGATCACGATTTAGCATTGCTAGAGATTAACCCTCTAGTAGTGACCGGTAGCGGTGATTTGGTATGTTTAGACGGTAAAATTAACATCGACTCAAACGCGATGTACCGTCAGCCTAAACTTCGCGAAATGCACGATCCTTCGCAGGAAGATGAGCGTGAAGCACATGCCGCACAATGGGAGCTAAACTACGTAGCACTCGATGGTAGCATTGGTTGTATGGTTAACGGTGCCGGCCTAGCAATGGGTACTATGGATATCGTTCAACTACACGGCGGTTCTCCGGCCAACTTCCTAGATGTTGGTGGCGGCGCAACCAAAGAACGTGTTACCGAAGCATTTAAGATTATTTTGTCAGACGACAAAGTAAAAGCCGTATTGGTAAACATTTTTGGCGGTATTGTACGTTGTGACTTAATTGCCGACGGTATTATTGGTGCTGTAGAAGAAGTTGGTGTGAGTGTACCAGTTGTTGTTCGCCTTGAAGGTAACAATGCTGAGTTAGGTACCCAACGTTTGGCTGAGTCAGGCCTTAACATTATAGCAGCTACCAGCTTAACTGATGCTGCAGAGCAAGTAGTTAAAGCAGCGGAGGCCAAGTAA